In a single window of the Anabas testudineus chromosome 19, fAnaTes1.2, whole genome shotgun sequence genome:
- the LOC113156137 gene encoding sodium-dependent neutral amino acid transporter B(0)AT2-like isoform X1, translated as MRQELKPGREMEKQPLPTDDDRTGTTESEIDCYTREGSQEASCEPAARAGWNSKIEYFLAQVGFSVGLGNVWRFPYLCHQNGGGAFLLLYVLLMLLVGIPLFFLELAAGQAIRQGSIGVWKYISPRLAGIGYSSCVVCFFVALYYNVILAWSLYYLGNSFQYPLPWEQCPEQRNVTVKECEKSSPTSYFWYRKALDITDSIDETGSFNPYIVCCLLAAWTIVCLGMFKGIKSSVKVMYFSSIFPYVVLFCFLIRGLMLDGAFEGITYMFYPKLEIWADIQVWRQAATQVFFALGLGFGSIIAYSSYNPKNNNCHRDAFTVSFINFMTSVLATLVVFAVLGFRAKDKAMECVASNLKVLSMQSANVDQNLMPSFNYSDATSVGLEDYRNWFKQHGSSIPGNLTDCDLEKEMQKGVEGTGLAFIAFTEAMSLLPGSPFWSALFFLMLLNLGLSTMFGTMEGILAPLTDCFKTLANNKTKLTIFSCIIGFLIGLLFTQRCGNYFVMMFDDYSATLPLIIVVVFETFSVSWLYGADRFLDDIEAMLGWRPSVVYKYLWKYICLLAMLGLLGATTIRMFITPPTYMAWNQEEASEARLPYPAWALAVLSLLIIFAMMPVPLGLIHAVLQGRTRQTSRDTEAGQYSSVSTDDKCETPMTDMSELCQPNGTSALLSSTSD; from the exons ATGAGACAAGAGCTTAAACCGGGACGGGAG ATGGAGAAGCAGCCTTTGCCGACTGATGATGACAGGACAGGAACCACGGAGTCGGAGATTGACTGCTACACGAGGGAGGGGAGCCAGGAAGCTTCCTGTGAGCCTGCAGCTCGAGCGGGATGGAACAGTAAAATAGAGTATTTTTTGGCACAGGTGGGATTCAGCGTCGGGCTTGGCAATGTTTGGAGGTTTCCATATTTGTGCCATCAAAATGGAGGAG GAGCTTTTCTCCTCTTGTATGTGCTGCTGATGCTTCTTGTCGGCATCCCCTTGTTCTTCCTTGAACTGGCAGCCGGTCAGGCCATCCGACAGGGCAGTATCGGAGTGTGGAAGTACATCTCCCCTAGGCTTGCTGGAATCGGCTACTCCAGCTGTGTG gtgtgtttctttgtggcTCTCTACTACAATGTAATCCTTGCATGGAGTCTTTACTATCTGGGGAATTCGTTCCAGTATCCTTTACCTTGGGAACAGTGTCCAGAACAGAGGAATGTAACAG TAAAGGAATGTGAAAAGAGTTCCCCCACTTCATATTTCTGGTACCGCAAAGCTTTGGATATCACAGACTCGATTGATGAGACAGGCTCGTTCAACCCTTACATTGTCTGCTGTCTGCTAGCTGCCTGGACCATTGTGTGCCTGGGAATGTTTAAGGGAATTAAGTCCTCTGTTAAG GTGATGTATTTCTCCTCTATTTTCCCCTATGTGGTGCTGTTCTGCTTCCTAATCCGAGGTCTCATGCTGGATGGGGCTTTTGAAGGAATCACCTACATGTTCTACCCAAAG CTGGAAATTTGGGCAGATATTCAAGTGTGGCGACAGGCAGCCACACAGGTTTTCTTTGCCCTGGGCCTCGGCTTCGGGTCCATTATCGCATATTCCTCCTATAATCCCAAGAACAACAACTGCCACCGTGATGCTTTCACTGTCTCATTTATCAACTTCATGACGTCGGTGCTGGCCACTCTGGTGGTGTTTGCTGTGCTCGGTTTCCGTGCCAAAGACAAAGCCATGGAATGTGTAGCCAG cAATCTGAAAGTGCTGTCAATGCAGAGTGCTAATGTGGACCAAAACCTCATGCCAAGCTTCAACTACTCTGATGCCACTTCTGTGGGTCTTGAGGATTACAGGAACTGGTTTAAACAACATGGAAGTAGCATCCCTGGCAACTTAACAGACTGTGACCTGGAAAAAGAGATGCAGAAG gGTGTGGAGGGCACAGGCCTGGCTTTTATTGCCTTCACAGAGGCCATGTCACTCCTGCCCGGCAGCCCTTTCTGGTCAGCGCTTTTCTTCCTCATGCTGCTCAACTTGGGACTCAGCACCATGTTTGGCACCATGGAGGGTATCCTCGCCCCCCTCACGGACTGCTTCAAAACTCTGGCCAACAACAAGACTAAACTCACAA TTTTCAGCTGCATCATAGGTTTTCTTATCGGCCTCCTCTTCACCCAGCGCTGTGGGAACTACTTTGTGATGATGTTTGATGACTACTCCGCCACTCTGCCCCTGATCATTGTGGTGGTTTTTGAGACCTTCAGCGTTTCTTGGCTATATGGAGCTGACAG gTTCCTTGATGACATTGAGGCAATGCTGGGCTGGCGTCCTAGTGTGGTTTACAAGTACCTGTGGAAATACATTTGCCTGCTTGCTATGCTGGGGCTGCTGGGAGCAACTACCATTCGCATGTTCATCACACCCCCCACCTATATGGCATGGAACCAAGAGGAG gCATCTGAGGCACGCCTGCCGTACCCTGCCTGGGCTCTTGCAGTTCTGTCCTTACTGATCATATTCGCCATGATGCCCGTCCCACTGGGCTTGATCCACGCTGTTCTGCAGGGCAGGACAAGGCAAACGTCCAGAGATACAGAGGCTGGTCAGTACAGCAGTGTAAGCACAGATGACAAGTGTGAAACTCCAATGACTGACATGTCAGAACTGTGCCAACCGAACGGGACCTCTGCTTTACTTTCCTCAACATCGGACTGA
- the LOC113156137 gene encoding sodium-dependent neutral amino acid transporter B(0)AT2-like isoform X2 produces MEKQPLPTDDDRTGTTESEIDCYTREGSQEASCEPAARAGWNSKIEYFLAQVGFSVGLGNVWRFPYLCHQNGGGAFLLLYVLLMLLVGIPLFFLELAAGQAIRQGSIGVWKYISPRLAGIGYSSCVVCFFVALYYNVILAWSLYYLGNSFQYPLPWEQCPEQRNVTVKECEKSSPTSYFWYRKALDITDSIDETGSFNPYIVCCLLAAWTIVCLGMFKGIKSSVKVMYFSSIFPYVVLFCFLIRGLMLDGAFEGITYMFYPKLEIWADIQVWRQAATQVFFALGLGFGSIIAYSSYNPKNNNCHRDAFTVSFINFMTSVLATLVVFAVLGFRAKDKAMECVASNLKVLSMQSANVDQNLMPSFNYSDATSVGLEDYRNWFKQHGSSIPGNLTDCDLEKEMQKGVEGTGLAFIAFTEAMSLLPGSPFWSALFFLMLLNLGLSTMFGTMEGILAPLTDCFKTLANNKTKLTIFSCIIGFLIGLLFTQRCGNYFVMMFDDYSATLPLIIVVVFETFSVSWLYGADRFLDDIEAMLGWRPSVVYKYLWKYICLLAMLGLLGATTIRMFITPPTYMAWNQEEASEARLPYPAWALAVLSLLIIFAMMPVPLGLIHAVLQGRTRQTSRDTEAGQYSSVSTDDKCETPMTDMSELCQPNGTSALLSSTSD; encoded by the exons ATGGAGAAGCAGCCTTTGCCGACTGATGATGACAGGACAGGAACCACGGAGTCGGAGATTGACTGCTACACGAGGGAGGGGAGCCAGGAAGCTTCCTGTGAGCCTGCAGCTCGAGCGGGATGGAACAGTAAAATAGAGTATTTTTTGGCACAGGTGGGATTCAGCGTCGGGCTTGGCAATGTTTGGAGGTTTCCATATTTGTGCCATCAAAATGGAGGAG GAGCTTTTCTCCTCTTGTATGTGCTGCTGATGCTTCTTGTCGGCATCCCCTTGTTCTTCCTTGAACTGGCAGCCGGTCAGGCCATCCGACAGGGCAGTATCGGAGTGTGGAAGTACATCTCCCCTAGGCTTGCTGGAATCGGCTACTCCAGCTGTGTG gtgtgtttctttgtggcTCTCTACTACAATGTAATCCTTGCATGGAGTCTTTACTATCTGGGGAATTCGTTCCAGTATCCTTTACCTTGGGAACAGTGTCCAGAACAGAGGAATGTAACAG TAAAGGAATGTGAAAAGAGTTCCCCCACTTCATATTTCTGGTACCGCAAAGCTTTGGATATCACAGACTCGATTGATGAGACAGGCTCGTTCAACCCTTACATTGTCTGCTGTCTGCTAGCTGCCTGGACCATTGTGTGCCTGGGAATGTTTAAGGGAATTAAGTCCTCTGTTAAG GTGATGTATTTCTCCTCTATTTTCCCCTATGTGGTGCTGTTCTGCTTCCTAATCCGAGGTCTCATGCTGGATGGGGCTTTTGAAGGAATCACCTACATGTTCTACCCAAAG CTGGAAATTTGGGCAGATATTCAAGTGTGGCGACAGGCAGCCACACAGGTTTTCTTTGCCCTGGGCCTCGGCTTCGGGTCCATTATCGCATATTCCTCCTATAATCCCAAGAACAACAACTGCCACCGTGATGCTTTCACTGTCTCATTTATCAACTTCATGACGTCGGTGCTGGCCACTCTGGTGGTGTTTGCTGTGCTCGGTTTCCGTGCCAAAGACAAAGCCATGGAATGTGTAGCCAG cAATCTGAAAGTGCTGTCAATGCAGAGTGCTAATGTGGACCAAAACCTCATGCCAAGCTTCAACTACTCTGATGCCACTTCTGTGGGTCTTGAGGATTACAGGAACTGGTTTAAACAACATGGAAGTAGCATCCCTGGCAACTTAACAGACTGTGACCTGGAAAAAGAGATGCAGAAG gGTGTGGAGGGCACAGGCCTGGCTTTTATTGCCTTCACAGAGGCCATGTCACTCCTGCCCGGCAGCCCTTTCTGGTCAGCGCTTTTCTTCCTCATGCTGCTCAACTTGGGACTCAGCACCATGTTTGGCACCATGGAGGGTATCCTCGCCCCCCTCACGGACTGCTTCAAAACTCTGGCCAACAACAAGACTAAACTCACAA TTTTCAGCTGCATCATAGGTTTTCTTATCGGCCTCCTCTTCACCCAGCGCTGTGGGAACTACTTTGTGATGATGTTTGATGACTACTCCGCCACTCTGCCCCTGATCATTGTGGTGGTTTTTGAGACCTTCAGCGTTTCTTGGCTATATGGAGCTGACAG gTTCCTTGATGACATTGAGGCAATGCTGGGCTGGCGTCCTAGTGTGGTTTACAAGTACCTGTGGAAATACATTTGCCTGCTTGCTATGCTGGGGCTGCTGGGAGCAACTACCATTCGCATGTTCATCACACCCCCCACCTATATGGCATGGAACCAAGAGGAG gCATCTGAGGCACGCCTGCCGTACCCTGCCTGGGCTCTTGCAGTTCTGTCCTTACTGATCATATTCGCCATGATGCCCGTCCCACTGGGCTTGATCCACGCTGTTCTGCAGGGCAGGACAAGGCAAACGTCCAGAGATACAGAGGCTGGTCAGTACAGCAGTGTAAGCACAGATGACAAGTGTGAAACTCCAATGACTGACATGTCAGAACTGTGCCAACCGAACGGGACCTCTGCTTTACTTTCCTCAACATCGGACTGA